From Triticum urartu cultivar G1812 chromosome 2, Tu2.1, whole genome shotgun sequence, a single genomic window includes:
- the LOC125533650 gene encoding serine/arginine repetitive matrix protein 1-like, which yields MPPPAVDRKPRHLPVLLHLASSAGNRQEPNPGVRVAMPPPCSALVDEQHQQGDNRSRPGPPLNREQSPSSPRTRPDPTFPGPPRRRELAPSPSSSSARERARCASAHPRGTTGRWITPAPVPDHLRSVRAPPAVLVVKRLLHLEPHPAPWLHLPQQPVAAATIMALGLVQLRGQCRRLELLRWSPLRLVRVAGAPPSPLSRCQVPRMRPPAPPVSSASKQLQRRTSVSIPVSLAR from the exons ATGCCGCCTCCCGCCGTCGACCGCAAGCCAAGGCACCTCCCCGTGCTCCTCCACCTCGCCTCGTCGGCCGGCAACCG ACAGGAGCCCAACCCCGGCGTCCGCGTCGCCATGCCGCCGCCTTGCTCCGCCCTCGTCGATGAACAGCACCAGCAGGGAGACAATCGCAGCCGCCCTGGACCTCCACTGAACCGCGAGCAGTCACCGTCCTCGCCCAGGACCCGGCCAGATCCCACCTTTCCCGGTCCTCCCCGTCGCCGGGAGCTTGCGCCAAGTCCGTCGTCGTCCTCTGCTCGGGAACGAGCTCGATGCGCCTCTGCTCACCCGCGTGGAACGACTGGCCGCTGGATCACCCCCGCGCCCGTTCCTGACCATCTTCGCTCCGTCCGGGCGCCTCCTGCCGTCCTTGTCGTCAAGAGACTGCTGCATCTCGAACCCCACCCCGCGCCATGGCTACATCTCCCGCAGCAGCCAGTCGCCGCTGCAACCATCATGGCGCTCGGCCTCGTGCAGCTTCGGGGCCAGTGCCGCCGCCTAGAGCTTCTCCGCTGGAGTCCCCTTCGTCTCGTCCGCGTCGCTGGTGCCCCGCCAAGTCCCTTAAGCCGCTGCCAAGTCCCGCGGATGCGGCCTCCTGCACCGCCGGTGTCCTCTGCATCGAAGCAGttgcagaggaggacgagcgtCTCGATCCCTGTATCGCTAGCGCGTTGA